A region from the Cryptosporangium arvum DSM 44712 genome encodes:
- a CDS encoding META domain-containing protein yields MIKFALVIVAVSLLAACAAEDRGVVRAGPADPFSGRTFVSTGVTEGGTDRPLVDGTRIELRFAGDRTLGVRAGCNQMSGPVTIEGDTLRVGDLTTTDMGCDQPRMDQDSWFAGVLKAAPAWRLDGDTLTLTTERTEIRFTMKTSPPLVGTRWNVTGLVDGDTVASLPPDVEAYLEFDGTRVTGNAGCNRISGPATPGPDAIEFGPIVATKMACGGGRDTTERAVLRVLGAGTVRMVLDDTLRLTGADGTGITLRSA; encoded by the coding sequence ATGATCAAGTTCGCGCTGGTAATCGTCGCCGTCTCGTTGCTCGCCGCCTGCGCCGCGGAGGACCGCGGTGTCGTCCGGGCGGGCCCGGCCGACCCGTTCTCCGGCCGGACGTTCGTCTCCACCGGGGTCACCGAGGGCGGCACCGATCGGCCGCTCGTCGACGGCACCCGGATCGAGCTGCGGTTCGCCGGCGACCGCACGCTCGGCGTCCGGGCGGGGTGCAACCAGATGAGCGGCCCGGTCACGATCGAGGGCGACACCCTGCGCGTCGGCGATCTGACGACCACCGACATGGGCTGCGACCAGCCCCGGATGGACCAGGACTCCTGGTTCGCCGGGGTGCTGAAAGCCGCCCCGGCCTGGCGCCTCGACGGCGACACGCTCACGCTCACCACCGAACGCACGGAGATCCGGTTCACGATGAAGACCTCACCGCCGCTGGTCGGCACCCGCTGGAACGTCACCGGCCTCGTCGACGGCGACACCGTCGCGAGCCTGCCGCCGGACGTCGAGGCGTATCTCGAATTCGACGGCACGAGGGTGACCGGCAACGCCGGCTGCAACCGGATCAGCGGCCCGGCGACGCCCGGCCCCGACGCGATCGAGTTCGGGCCGATCGTCGCCACCAAGATGGCCTGCGGCGGCGGCCGCGACACCACCGAGCGGGCCGTGCTCCGGGTGCTCGGCGCCGGCACCGTGCGGATGGTCCTCGACGACACGCTCCGCCTTACCGGCGCCGACGGAACCGGAATCACGCTACGAAGCGCCTGA
- a CDS encoding GspE/PulE family protein translates to MNSTFRPLIAALKKRGADPVALAKAAAEAERTGRSIRGILINNNVVTEAELTAAAADVYGMNSVDLVGYPIDPVAMAKIPIALVVRHRVLGLALDGNEITVAITDPSDIVALDDVRAATGMVVRPVMVARSELRKLIAKLQREENDLADLAENLRPEAPTAASVSSLTSSDQDAPIVRYVNSMIGQAIQNRASDLHLEPGENEMRIRFRIDGVLHEIDTVPHNVQAALVSRLKIMSGVDITEKRVPQNGRITVEINDRAVDLRTATLPTVWGEKVVLRVLDTGSGMQIDLSSVGFTDSNLKRYSTAFTKPHGMVLVTGPTGSGKSTTLYGTLAEISKPTVNIITVEDPVEYRLPGVNQVQVNLKAGLTFAAVLPAILRSDPDVVLIGEIRDRVTAQLAVEAALTGHLVLSTLHTNDAPSAVTRLIEMGIEPFLVGSSVDCVVAQRLARRLCDWCKEEYEPTETELKGTDWPVEDLGQPKSLWKPVGCRNCSGTGFRSRVAIHEVLPISDEIERMAVNRASAREIREVAWAEGMRDLRIDGLRKAATGQTSVKEVLRVAI, encoded by the coding sequence ATGAATTCTACGTTTCGCCCGCTGATAGCCGCACTCAAGAAGCGCGGTGCCGACCCCGTGGCCCTGGCCAAGGCAGCGGCGGAGGCGGAACGGACCGGACGCTCGATCCGCGGCATCCTGATCAACAACAACGTCGTCACCGAGGCCGAGCTGACCGCGGCCGCCGCCGACGTCTACGGCATGAACAGCGTCGACCTGGTCGGGTACCCGATCGACCCGGTCGCGATGGCCAAGATCCCGATCGCGCTCGTCGTCCGGCACCGGGTTCTCGGGCTCGCGCTCGACGGCAACGAGATCACGGTCGCGATCACCGACCCGAGCGACATCGTCGCCCTGGACGACGTCCGCGCGGCGACGGGCATGGTCGTGCGGCCGGTCATGGTCGCCCGCAGCGAACTGCGCAAGCTCATCGCCAAGCTGCAGCGCGAGGAGAACGACCTCGCCGACCTGGCCGAGAACCTGCGGCCGGAGGCTCCGACGGCGGCCAGCGTCTCCAGCCTGACCAGCAGCGACCAGGACGCGCCGATCGTGCGGTACGTCAACTCGATGATCGGCCAGGCGATCCAGAACCGGGCCTCCGACCTGCACCTGGAGCCCGGCGAGAACGAGATGCGGATCCGCTTCCGCATCGACGGCGTCCTGCACGAGATCGACACCGTGCCGCACAACGTCCAGGCCGCGCTGGTGTCGCGCCTGAAGATCATGTCCGGCGTCGACATCACCGAGAAGCGGGTGCCGCAGAACGGCCGCATCACGGTCGAGATCAACGACCGCGCCGTCGACCTCCGTACCGCGACCCTCCCGACCGTCTGGGGCGAGAAGGTCGTGCTGCGGGTGCTCGACACCGGCAGCGGCATGCAGATCGACCTGAGCTCGGTGGGCTTCACCGACAGCAACCTGAAGCGCTACTCCACCGCGTTCACCAAGCCGCACGGGATGGTGCTGGTCACCGGCCCCACCGGCTCCGGCAAGTCGACGACGCTCTACGGCACGCTCGCGGAGATCAGCAAGCCGACCGTCAACATCATCACGGTCGAGGACCCGGTCGAGTACCGGCTGCCCGGCGTCAACCAGGTCCAGGTCAACCTCAAGGCCGGTCTCACGTTCGCCGCCGTGCTCCCGGCCATCCTGCGCTCCGACCCCGATGTCGTCCTGATCGGTGAGATCCGGGACCGGGTCACCGCGCAGCTCGCGGTCGAGGCCGCGCTGACCGGTCACCTCGTGCTCTCGACCCTGCACACCAACGACGCGCCCAGCGCGGTGACCCGGCTGATCGAGATGGGCATCGAACCCTTCCTGGTCGGATCGTCGGTCGACTGCGTCGTCGCCCAGCGGCTGGCCCGCCGGCTCTGCGACTGGTGCAAAGAGGAGTACGAGCCGACCGAGACCGAGCTGAAGGGCACCGACTGGCCGGTCGAGGACCTGGGCCAGCCGAAGTCGCTCTGGAAGCCGGTGGGGTGCCGCAACTGCAGCGGCACCGGGTTCCGCAGCCGCGTCGCCATCCACGAGGTGCTGCCGATCTCCGACGAGATCGAACGGATGGCCGTGAACCGGGCGTCCGCGCGCGAGATCCGGGAGGTCGCCTGGGCCGAGGGCATGCGTGACCTGCGCATCGACGGCCTGCGCAAGGCGGCGACCGGGCAGACCTCGGTCAAAGAGGTGCTCCGGGTCGCGATCTGA
- a CDS encoding type II secretion system F family protein — MTATLSDPSRGSANKIFEYQSVDTSGKRTRGKVNAPNTGAAIQILRQQGVVPLSVTPAGTGLKTEISLPGLGSRTTLRDLSVFSRQFATMTSSGMSLLRCLSVLEEQTSRASLRKALTEARVDVEGGTPLSDALGRHPKVFPTLMVALVRAGEAGGFLDDALERVAINFEKDDALRGKIKGALTYPVIVLAFALLMVAGVLIFIVPVFENMFRQLGGTLPAPTQVIVTASHSLIWSGPLSVGVIVVGTVVVKRLLATRPGFRLAFDRLKLRMPVVGKLVSKIAISRFTRNLGTLLGAGVPVLQALSVVGATTGSAVVTTALLDVERGVRDGAPMSSRISQHPVFPQMVAQMIEVGEESGQISQMLDKIADFYDREVDTAAEALTASIEPIMVLLMGVIVGAMVICLYLPMFTIYQNIQGAQ, encoded by the coding sequence ATGACCGCGACGCTCAGCGATCCCAGCCGGGGCAGCGCGAACAAGATCTTCGAGTACCAGAGCGTCGACACCAGCGGGAAGCGCACCCGCGGGAAGGTCAACGCGCCGAACACCGGGGCCGCGATCCAGATCCTGCGCCAGCAGGGCGTGGTCCCGCTCTCGGTGACGCCGGCCGGGACCGGGCTCAAGACCGAGATCAGCCTGCCCGGGCTCGGCAGCCGGACCACGCTGCGCGACCTGTCGGTCTTCTCCCGCCAGTTCGCGACGATGACCTCGTCGGGCATGTCGCTGCTGCGCTGTCTCTCGGTGCTGGAGGAGCAGACCTCGCGGGCGTCGCTGCGCAAGGCGCTGACCGAGGCCCGGGTCGACGTGGAGGGCGGCACGCCGCTCTCGGACGCGCTCGGGCGGCACCCGAAGGTGTTCCCGACGCTGATGGTGGCGCTGGTGCGGGCCGGCGAGGCCGGCGGTTTCCTCGACGACGCGCTCGAGCGCGTCGCGATCAACTTCGAGAAGGACGACGCCCTGCGCGGCAAGATCAAGGGCGCGCTCACCTACCCGGTGATCGTGCTGGCCTTCGCGCTGCTGATGGTGGCCGGTGTGCTGATCTTCATCGTGCCGGTGTTCGAGAACATGTTCCGCCAGCTCGGTGGCACGCTCCCGGCACCGACCCAGGTCATCGTGACCGCGAGCCACTCGCTGATCTGGTCCGGGCCGCTGAGCGTCGGCGTGATCGTCGTCGGCACGGTCGTGGTCAAACGGCTGCTCGCCACCCGGCCCGGGTTCCGGTTGGCGTTCGACCGGCTCAAGCTCCGGATGCCGGTCGTCGGCAAGCTCGTGAGCAAGATCGCGATCAGCCGGTTCACGCGCAACCTGGGCACGTTGCTCGGCGCGGGCGTGCCGGTGCTGCAGGCGCTGTCCGTGGTCGGCGCGACCACCGGCAGCGCGGTCGTCACCACGGCCCTGCTCGACGTGGAGCGGGGCGTCCGCGACGGCGCCCCGATGTCGAGCCGGATCAGCCAGCACCCGGTGTTTCCGCAGATGGTCGCCCAGATGATCGAGGTCGGCGAAGAAAGCGGACAAATTAGTCAGATGCTGGATAAGATCGCCGATTTTTACGATCGCGAGGTCGATACGGCCGCGGAAGCGCTCACGGCCTCCATCGAACCGATCATGGTGCTCCTGATGGGGGTCATCGTCGGCGCGATGGTCATCTGCCTCTACCTACCGATGTTCACGATTTACCAGAACATCCAAGGCGCTCAGTAA
- a CDS encoding cytochrome P450 family protein, translating into MECLRLGPEFFTDPHADYSWIREQRPTSRVITPQGNEVWLVTRYADARAALADPALHKDNAEFHALAEARYGPIPRHEIKNEINSHMLAADPPDHTRLRKLVGKAFTARAIAALRPRIEEIAASLLDEMEAGPDRVDLLDAYAFPLPITVICELLGVSMGDRDDFRAWSNTLLQSADREAHTAAASSIAAYLTALVDERRAHPTDDMLGAIVAASAESDRLSRNEAISMAFLLLIAGHETTVNLIGTGTYALLRDPAQFAALRSDPALVPNAIEEFLRWDGPVHLATLRFTASPTVIGGVRIPAGEVVLVSLTSANRDPERWPDAETLDVRRPATSHLAFGHGIHHCLGAPLARLEGEVAFTALLSRFPALALDADPSTLTWRPSTLIRGLDRLPVRLR; encoded by the coding sequence ATGGAGTGCCTCCGGCTCGGCCCCGAATTCTTCACTGATCCGCACGCCGACTACTCCTGGATCCGCGAACAGCGCCCGACGTCCAGAGTGATCACTCCACAGGGCAACGAGGTGTGGCTGGTCACCCGCTACGCCGACGCCAGAGCCGCCCTCGCCGATCCGGCGCTGCACAAGGACAACGCCGAGTTCCACGCGCTGGCCGAGGCCAGATACGGGCCGATCCCGCGGCACGAGATCAAGAACGAGATCAACTCGCACATGCTCGCCGCCGACCCGCCGGACCACACCAGGCTGCGCAAGCTGGTCGGCAAGGCGTTCACCGCCCGGGCGATCGCCGCGCTGCGGCCGCGGATCGAGGAGATCGCGGCGTCGCTGCTGGACGAGATGGAGGCCGGCCCCGACCGCGTCGACCTGCTGGACGCGTACGCGTTCCCGCTGCCGATCACCGTGATCTGCGAACTGCTCGGCGTCTCGATGGGCGACCGCGACGACTTCCGGGCGTGGTCGAACACGCTGCTGCAGTCGGCGGACCGGGAGGCCCACACCGCGGCCGCGAGCTCCATCGCCGCGTACCTGACGGCGCTCGTCGACGAACGCCGGGCCCACCCGACCGACGACATGCTCGGCGCGATCGTGGCCGCCTCGGCCGAGAGTGACCGGCTCTCGCGCAACGAGGCGATCTCGATGGCGTTCCTGCTGCTGATCGCCGGGCACGAGACCACCGTCAACCTGATCGGCACCGGGACCTACGCGCTGCTGCGCGACCCGGCGCAGTTCGCGGCCCTGCGGTCGGACCCCGCGCTGGTGCCGAACGCGATCGAGGAGTTCCTGCGCTGGGACGGGCCCGTGCACCTGGCCACCCTGCGGTTCACCGCGTCGCCCACGGTCATCGGCGGGGTGAGGATCCCGGCCGGTGAGGTCGTGCTCGTCTCGCTGACGTCGGCCAACCGGGACCCGGAGCGCTGGCCGGACGCCGAGACGCTCGACGTGCGGCGCCCGGCCACCAGCCACCTGGCGTTCGGCCACGGCATCCACCACTGCCTCGGCGCGCCGCTGGCCCGGCTGGAGGGCGAGGTGGCGTTCACGGCTCTGCTCTCGCGTTTCCCCGCGCTCGCGCTGGACGCGGACCCGTCCACGCTGACCTGGCGCCCTTCCACCCTGATCCGAGGGCTCGACCGGCTTCCCGTCCGCCTGCGCTGA
- a CDS encoding IclR family transcriptional regulator encodes MAEVPAAANVLAILRYFARQAGPVGAAAIARDLRLPRSTTYHLLATLADAGFVVHLPEERRYALGVSAYELGTGYTRQAPLQRLARVPLATLVDRLGQSAHLAVLHGREVIYVIEERAPGRPPLVTDVGVRLPAQLTASGRAMLAVLPKPAVRALFPDAGAFVRRHELGPTNYAELRRLLTAVTKAGYATEDGEVTPGFASVAAPVTDHSGHPVAAVAVTFPVAEGDPDALADAVRRTAAEIARRVGGTPPG; translated from the coding sequence ATGGCCGAGGTCCCCGCTGCCGCCAACGTGCTGGCGATCCTGCGTTACTTCGCCCGGCAGGCCGGGCCGGTCGGTGCGGCCGCGATCGCCCGCGACCTGCGACTACCCCGGTCGACGACCTACCACCTGCTCGCGACGCTGGCCGACGCCGGGTTCGTGGTGCACCTGCCGGAGGAGCGGCGCTACGCGCTCGGGGTCAGCGCCTACGAGCTCGGTACCGGGTACACCCGCCAGGCACCGCTGCAGCGGCTCGCCCGGGTGCCGCTCGCGACCCTCGTCGACCGGCTCGGGCAGAGCGCGCACCTGGCCGTGCTGCACGGCCGGGAGGTGATCTACGTGATCGAGGAACGCGCCCCCGGCCGCCCGCCCCTGGTCACCGACGTGGGCGTCCGGCTACCCGCGCAGCTGACCGCGAGCGGCCGGGCGATGCTCGCGGTGCTGCCGAAGCCCGCGGTGCGTGCCCTCTTCCCGGACGCCGGCGCGTTCGTCCGGCGGCACGAGCTCGGCCCGACGAACTACGCCGAGTTGCGCCGGCTGCTCACCGCGGTGACCAAGGCCGGGTACGCCACCGAGGACGGTGAGGTCACGCCGGGCTTCGCGTCGGTGGCGGCCCCGGTGACCGACCACTCCGGCCACCCGGTCGCCGCGGTCGCGGTCACGTTCCCGGTCGCCGAGGGTGATCCCGACGCCCTGGCCGACGCCGTGCGCCGCACCGCCGCCGAGATCGCCCGCCGGGTGGGTGGCACCCCACCCGGCTGA
- a CDS encoding PilT/PilU family type 4a pilus ATPase gives MLRSLVEHRGSDLHLTAGAPPTGRINGSLRPLPDYEPLSPVETTGLARAATDESQWARFEREHELDLAYSVEGSSRFRVNLYLQRGSCAAAFRAIPHEIKPLEELGVPDSVARFAQLPRGLVLVTGPTGSGKTTTLAALVDLANRTRSSHIVTIEDPIEFLHMHRRSLVNQREVGGDTNSFSIALKHALRQDPDIILVGELRDLETASTALTAAETGHLVLATLHTQSAIQTVDRLIDIFPPHQQPQIRTQLSSALQGVISQALAPRADGQGRTIITEIMTLTPAIRNLIREGKNHQIATFLQAGSADGMLSFDQHLAERTRHQVITFEQGLNLCHSAEEYSRLAGRR, from the coding sequence ATGCTGCGATCGCTCGTCGAGCACCGCGGCTCCGATCTCCACCTGACCGCGGGCGCACCGCCGACCGGACGGATCAACGGCTCGCTCCGGCCGCTGCCGGACTACGAACCGCTGTCGCCGGTCGAGACCACCGGGCTGGCCCGGGCCGCCACCGACGAGTCCCAGTGGGCCCGGTTCGAGCGGGAGCACGAACTCGACCTCGCCTACAGCGTCGAGGGGTCCTCGCGGTTCCGGGTCAACCTCTACCTCCAGCGCGGATCCTGCGCGGCGGCGTTCCGGGCGATCCCGCACGAGATCAAGCCGCTGGAGGAACTCGGCGTGCCCGACTCGGTCGCGCGGTTCGCCCAGCTCCCGCGGGGGCTGGTGCTGGTGACCGGCCCCACCGGCTCGGGCAAGACCACCACGCTCGCGGCCCTGGTGGACCTCGCGAACCGGACCCGGTCCTCGCACATCGTCACGATCGAGGACCCGATCGAGTTCCTGCACATGCACCGGCGAAGCCTGGTCAATCAGCGTGAGGTGGGCGGGGACACCAACTCGTTCTCGATCGCGCTGAAACACGCGCTGCGGCAGGACCCGGACATCATCCTGGTCGGCGAGCTCCGTGACCTGGAGACCGCGTCCACCGCGCTCACCGCGGCCGAGACCGGTCACCTGGTACTGGCGACGCTGCACACGCAGAGCGCGATCCAGACCGTCGACCGGCTGATCGACATCTTCCCGCCCCACCAGCAGCCGCAGATCCGCACCCAGCTCTCGTCCGCGCTCCAGGGAGTGATCAGCCAGGCGCTGGCCCCGCGCGCGGACGGCCAGGGCCGCACGATCATCACCGAGATCATGACGCTCACCCCGGCGATCCGGAACCTGATCCGCGAGGGCAAGAACCATCAGATCGCGACGTTCCTGCAGGCCGGGTCGGCCGACGGGATGCTGTCGTTCGACCAGCACCTGGCCGAGCGGACCCGGCACCAGGTGATCACGTTCGAACAAGGGCTCAACCTCTGCCACTCGGCCGAGGAGTACAGCCGGTTGGCCGGCCGACGATGA
- the hutH gene encoding histidine ammonia-lyase: MGDAVLVGAVLVGARPLEPDDVVAVARNDAPVALAPSAEQAIEASARVIEALAGDDTPHYGVSTGFGALATRHIPPDRRVALQHGLIRSHAAGSGPEVEREVVRALMLLRLATLATGRTGVRLSTARAYAGMLNAGITPVVHEYGSLGCSGDLAPLAHCALALTGEGRVTDALGNVGDASDALAEAGLTPVALREKEGLALINGTDGMLGQLLLAAADLRRLLRTADLTAAMSVEALLGTDAVFAADLQALRPHPGQAASASNLRSVLASSGIMASHRDPHACTRVQDAYSLRCAPQVHGAARDTLAHASAVASRELASAVDNPVVTVDGRVESNGNFHGAPVGYVLDFLAIAVADVASMSERRTDRMLDVARSHGLPPFLSHDAGVDSGYMIAQYTQAAVVSELKRLAAPASVDSIPSSAMQEDHVSMGWSAARKLRRAIDGLTRVLAIELLTAARALDLRAPLTPAPATAAVVARLRESAPGPGPDRYLAPEIESAVALVTSGAAIAAAETTTGPLA; this comes from the coding sequence ATGGGTGACGCGGTACTGGTGGGAGCGGTTCTGGTGGGGGCACGGCCTCTCGAACCGGACGACGTGGTGGCGGTGGCCAGGAACGACGCCCCGGTGGCGCTGGCGCCGTCGGCGGAGCAGGCGATCGAGGCGAGCGCCCGGGTGATCGAGGCGCTCGCCGGCGACGACACCCCGCACTACGGCGTCTCCACCGGCTTCGGCGCGCTGGCCACCAGGCACATCCCGCCCGACCGCCGGGTCGCGCTCCAGCACGGCCTGATCCGCTCGCACGCGGCCGGTTCCGGCCCCGAGGTGGAGCGCGAGGTCGTCCGCGCGCTGATGCTGCTGCGCCTGGCCACGCTCGCCACCGGCCGCACCGGCGTCCGGCTCTCCACCGCGCGGGCCTACGCCGGGATGCTCAACGCGGGCATCACCCCGGTGGTGCACGAGTACGGCTCGCTGGGCTGCTCGGGCGACCTCGCGCCGCTCGCGCACTGCGCGCTCGCGCTGACCGGCGAGGGGCGGGTGACCGACGCGCTCGGGAACGTCGGGGACGCCTCCGACGCGCTCGCCGAGGCCGGGCTCACCCCGGTCGCGCTCCGCGAGAAGGAGGGGCTGGCGCTGATCAACGGCACCGACGGGATGCTCGGCCAGCTGCTCCTGGCCGCCGCGGACCTGCGCCGGCTCCTGCGCACCGCCGACCTCACCGCGGCGATGAGCGTCGAGGCGCTGCTCGGTACCGACGCGGTGTTCGCCGCCGACCTGCAGGCGCTGCGCCCGCACCCGGGGCAGGCCGCGAGCGCGTCGAACCTGCGGTCGGTGCTGGCGTCCTCGGGCATCATGGCCAGCCACCGCGACCCGCACGCCTGCACGCGGGTGCAGGACGCCTACTCGCTGCGGTGCGCGCCGCAGGTGCACGGCGCGGCGCGGGACACGCTCGCGCACGCCTCGGCGGTGGCCTCGCGGGAGCTGGCCAGCGCGGTCGACAACCCGGTCGTGACCGTCGACGGCCGGGTCGAGAGCAACGGCAACTTCCACGGCGCGCCGGTCGGGTACGTGCTCGACTTCCTCGCGATCGCGGTCGCGGACGTCGCGTCGATGTCCGAGCGGCGCACCGACCGGATGCTCGACGTCGCCCGCAGCCACGGTCTGCCGCCGTTCCTCTCGCACGACGCCGGGGTCGACAGCGGCTACATGATCGCGCAGTACACGCAGGCCGCGGTGGTGTCGGAGCTCAAGCGGCTGGCCGCGCCGGCGTCGGTGGACTCGATCCCGTCGTCGGCGATGCAGGAGGACCACGTCTCGATGGGCTGGTCGGCCGCGCGGAAGCTCCGGCGCGCGATCGACGGCCTGACCCGCGTGCTCGCGATCGAGCTGCTCACCGCCGCGCGCGCCCTCGACCTGCGCGCCCCGCTCACCCCCGCCCCGGCCACCGCGGCGGTCGTCGCCCGCCTGCGCGAGTCCGCGCCGGGCCCCGGCCCCGACCGCTACCTGGCCCCGGAGATCGAGTCCGCCGTCGCGCTGGTGACGAGCGGCGCCGCGATCGCCGCGGCCGAGACGACCACCGGCCCACTGGCCTGA
- a CDS encoding tetratricopeptide repeat protein, which produces MFGHRKHTIAWADRERGAAVLAWTDGHLDEAERAARTALKLRERVSKEDTPALAADAKTLADVLAARDARAEANALYQRALAVYRRYGLQYDAALCLQGLGRLHADTEPTVSRQRLLQALWIKRALLGGIHPEVAELLEDLAAVSAAAAS; this is translated from the coding sequence ATGTTCGGACACCGCAAGCACACCATCGCCTGGGCCGACCGGGAGCGCGGCGCCGCCGTCCTGGCCTGGACCGACGGACACCTCGACGAGGCCGAGCGCGCCGCGCGCACCGCGCTCAAACTGCGCGAACGCGTCAGCAAGGAGGACACGCCCGCGCTCGCGGCGGACGCGAAGACCCTTGCCGACGTCCTGGCCGCCCGCGACGCCCGCGCCGAGGCCAACGCCCTCTACCAGCGGGCGCTGGCCGTCTACCGCCGGTACGGGCTGCAGTACGACGCCGCGCTCTGCCTGCAGGGGCTGGGGCGCCTGCACGCCGACACCGAGCCCACGGTGAGCCGGCAACGGCTGCTTCAGGCGCTGTGGATCAAGCGGGCGCTGCTCGGCGGGATCCACCCCGAGGTCGCCGAGCTGCTGGAGGACCTCGCCGCGGTCTCCGCCGCGGCCGCGTCGTGA
- the hutU gene encoding urocanate hydratase, which yields MDGARPVRAARGTSLTAGSWQTEAPLRMLMNNLDPEVAERPDDLVVYGGTGRAARNWASFDAMVRTLTTLKDDETMLVQSGKPVGVMRTHEWAPRVLLANSNLVGDWATWPEFRRLEQLGLTMYGQMTAGSWIYIGTQGILQGTYETFAAVAERKFGGTLAGTLTVTGGCGGMGGAQPLAVTLNGGVALVIDVDPARLHRRVEQRYLDEVAPSLDAAIERALEAKKDRRALSIGVEGNCATVLPELLRRGVDVDVVTDQTSAHDPLSYLPEGIDLADWHDRAEKDPADFTVRARASMAKHVEAMVGFLDAGAEVFDYGNSIRDEARQGGYDRAFAFPGFVPAYIRPLFSEGKGPFRWAALSGDPRDIHATDEAVLDLFPDNDHLHRWIRAAQDKVAFQGLPARICWLGYGERDKAGVRFNDMVASGAVSAPIVIGRDHLDCGSVASPYRETEAMADGSDAIADWPLLNALVNTASGASWVSIHHGGGVGIGRSIHAGQVTVADGTALAGQKIERVLTNDPGMGVIRHVDAGYDDATEVAAARGVRIPMREGS from the coding sequence ATGGACGGCGCACGACCCGTACGCGCGGCGCGCGGAACCTCGCTCACCGCGGGGAGCTGGCAGACCGAGGCTCCGCTGCGCATGCTCATGAACAACCTCGACCCCGAGGTGGCCGAACGCCCCGACGACCTCGTCGTCTACGGCGGCACGGGCCGCGCGGCCCGCAACTGGGCCAGCTTCGACGCGATGGTGCGCACGCTCACCACGCTCAAGGACGACGAGACGATGCTCGTCCAGTCGGGCAAGCCGGTCGGCGTCATGCGCACCCACGAGTGGGCGCCGCGCGTGCTGCTCGCGAACTCGAACCTCGTCGGGGACTGGGCCACCTGGCCCGAGTTCCGCCGCCTCGAGCAGCTCGGGTTGACGATGTACGGCCAGATGACCGCCGGTTCCTGGATCTACATCGGTACCCAGGGCATCCTGCAGGGCACGTACGAGACGTTCGCCGCGGTGGCGGAGCGCAAGTTCGGCGGCACCCTCGCCGGCACGCTCACGGTCACCGGCGGCTGCGGCGGCATGGGCGGTGCCCAGCCCCTGGCCGTGACGCTCAACGGGGGTGTGGCCCTGGTGATCGACGTCGACCCGGCCCGCCTGCACCGCCGGGTGGAGCAGCGCTACCTGGACGAGGTCGCGCCGTCGCTGGACGCCGCGATCGAACGCGCGCTCGAGGCCAAGAAGGACCGCCGGGCGCTGTCGATCGGCGTGGAGGGCAACTGCGCCACGGTCCTGCCGGAACTGCTCCGCCGCGGCGTCGACGTGGACGTGGTGACCGATCAGACCTCCGCCCACGACCCGCTCTCCTACCTGCCGGAGGGCATCGACCTGGCGGACTGGCACGACCGCGCCGAGAAGGACCCGGCCGACTTCACCGTGCGGGCCCGCGCGTCGATGGCCAAGCACGTCGAGGCGATGGTCGGGTTCCTGGACGCCGGCGCCGAGGTGTTCGACTACGGCAACTCGATCCGCGACGAGGCCCGCCAGGGCGGCTACGATCGCGCGTTCGCGTTCCCCGGGTTCGTGCCGGCCTACATCCGGCCGCTGTTCAGCGAGGGCAAGGGCCCGTTCCGCTGGGCGGCGCTCTCCGGGGACCCGCGCGACATCCACGCCACCGACGAGGCCGTGCTCGACCTCTTCCCCGACAACGACCACCTGCACCGCTGGATCCGCGCGGCTCAGGACAAGGTGGCGTTCCAGGGTCTCCCGGCGCGGATCTGCTGGCTCGGCTACGGCGAGCGGGACAAGGCCGGTGTCCGGTTCAACGACATGGTGGCCTCGGGGGCGGTGTCGGCGCCGATCGTGATCGGACGTGACCACCTCGACTGCGGCAGCGTGGCGTCGCCCTACCGGGAGACCGAGGCGATGGCCGACGGCTCGGACGCGATCGCCGACTGGCCGCTGCTGAACGCGCTCGTCAACACCGCGTCGGGTGCGTCGTGGGTGTCGATCCACCACGGTGGCGGGGTCGGGATCGGACGCTCGATCCACGCCGGGCAGGTGACGGTCGCCGACGGCACCGCGCTGGCCGGTCAGAAGATCGAGCGCGTGCTCACCAACGACCCGGGCATGGGCGTGATCCGCCACGTGGACGCCGGGTACGACGACGCCACCGAGGTCGCCGCCGCGCGCGGGGTGCGGATTCCGATGCGGGAGGGTTCTTGA